The following are encoded in a window of Ictalurus punctatus breed USDA103 chromosome 13, Coco_2.0, whole genome shotgun sequence genomic DNA:
- the calm2b gene encoding calmodulin 2b, (phosphorylase kinase, delta), with the protein MADQLTEEQIAEFKEAFSLFDKDGDGTITTKELGTVMRSLGQNPTEAELQDMINEVDADGNGTIDFPEFLTMMARKMKDTDSEEEIREAFRVFDKDGNGYISAAELRHVMTNLGEKLTDEEVDEMIREADIDGDGQVNYEEFVQMMTAK; encoded by the exons ATG GCTGATCAACTGACAGAAGAGCAGATTGCTG AATTCAAAGAGGCCTTCTCACTATTCGACAAAGATGGCGATGGCACCATTACCACTAAAGAGCTTGGTACAGTGATGCGTTCTCTTGGGCAGAACCCAACGGAAGCTGAACTTCAGGATATGATCAATGAAGTGGATGCAGATG GTAATGGAACAATAGACTTTCCAGAGTTCCTGACCATGATGGCAAGGAAGATGAAAGACACAGACAGTGAGGAGGAGATCAGGGAAGCTTTCAGAGTATTTGACAAG GATGGAAATGGATACATCAGTGCTGCTGAGCTGCGTCATGTCATGACCAACTTGGGGGAGAAGTTAACAGACGAGGAGGTCGATGAAATGATCAGAGAAGCAGATATTGATGGTGATGGCCAGGTTAATTATGAAG aaTTTGTACAGATGATGACAGCGAAGTGA